From the Juglans microcarpa x Juglans regia isolate MS1-56 chromosome 3D, Jm3101_v1.0, whole genome shotgun sequence genome, the window TATGTGGGTTTTTTGCGGAGACTCCTTTGGCGATCATTTTCTAGGACATATACTCCTTGAACCAAGCTGGCAGTGACAGATCTCCTGTGATCTGCATTCTTCCTGCAAATCATATAATATGTggattaattttcttttgaattctCCAACAGTCGTAGtactgttttaaaatctagATCGATGATCCTCCAATCCTGTTGAATTCTCCAGCAGGCATACTGTTTTACAATTaaatgatacacacacacacacacacgtacgCCTATTATGCACAAACTCTAAAGTTCATTTCTCTGTGTGTTTGAACACAATTAATCATTGAGATAAAGATATTAAACTTGACTCAGCAGACTCTgggagcaaaaaaaaaaaaaaagtccatgcgttgcatattcaaaataaaaaataaatatgggatCACCAATAAGATCATAAGCTATTTGGAGTTCATGCAGGTTTATCATTGGCTAATTATCATGTCTTACCAGTCAACAGTATCAGCTTTGAGATGTTTAGGCCCTGTATTATCGAACTTATCTTTCTGGATCTCATCCAATATCTTTTCCCAAAGCCCCTGAAATGGTATATGAAGCAATGATATTGTACAACAATATATGTTAGCGAGGTGACCTAAAAAATGATAGCAATTAGGAAACTTTCTTTTGATCTGAAACTGGAACACTTCTGTGTTTCACTTACACGAACATTTTCACTTGCAGTACGAACAAGATAACAAGGGAATTCCATAGAGTAGATGTGAAATATGTGCTATGCTGGTAATCTGCTGCATATATGCACCCATTTGAAACTCGTTGCGTACTTATAGAGAGAAATCCACAGTACGGTTTCGTATTGATTATTCTTGCTTGTGAAGTTACTAATTGTCCAATAAACTTAACCTAGCTAATCGGAAAAATGGTGCGTGTCAGATCACTTCCTCTTAATTAGTGAGCCAACGAGCGAAATatttaactaaataaaataaagtgtaGATCAAGATTCGAACTCAAAatctttattttgataaatcaccacttgtctcaaaagtttcAACTGAAACTTTTGAGACATGGTGATCATTTTATACTGGTGAACTCTTATCCAACATATGTCGTCTGTTTTAGTGTTTTTCCTTTGTGGTCATAAAGACGTTGAGGATGGAGATAGCCCCAGCTCCCTTCCCCTCTCCCCCCTTTTCATCTGTGCTTGTGAGGAGATCCGTAATCCAGAATATAATAACATTCCTTCTTTGCtttccaaattcaaattccCTTGGCCGGATCACTTTGTTTATAGCGTGCGGGGATTTATGGAGATGCTGCATGCACATGCATATCCTTATCATACTTTTCATTGTTTTCCTCAATGTTCTTGTGGGTGGTCCACGCGCAGTCATAAGAGAGCCGATTTACCTTAGTTTAGGACGTCAAGCTTCCATCATCTTTCATGAGCGGCAACGAGGCAAAGGGGTGGCCAGCCAGCAGTTGCATGCATGCGGCATTGCTGAAGATCCTGTGGTGGTATTTGCATCTTGTTGATGCGAATGGACTGGGCGAGAGATACAAATATTTCAGCTTTTTGGtatctattttcattttttaagaaagattTTTGGAGGTTAGTGATCAggttattacaattttttgggAGGGTTAAGAAAACTTTTAGGGGCTCAGGGGTGATTACATGAATTGTTTGGGTAATGATACACGCCTgcaaaatttttacaattattttagaattccTTCTAAATCAATCAATGTAATTGTGACATttcagtaaaaaataattacaattttatatgACTGTCTTTCATCTTAAgtagagttgtaaaatagttatagattaattgtaagtttatcattttctattaaGTGTTATGCATATTTAGATCAATAAATACTTTGATAATACTTTTTAGCATCTCGACTagttaattatgttatttttaataaatataaaagataaattatgtaaaatgaatgatatgttgattataatatatattagtcgACAATATTAATGACTCTGACTTGAAGAAGAATTTCTGACCGGCAGTCGACCACTTTTCAGAGAAAAAACTCAAGCTGTGTGATGATACTCCTGAGGGCGTAGGTGTTACGGCTCAACCTAGCAACATGGGCGCGCCTTGAACCAGGAGATACATCTCCATTAGCTTATAACCCCTCACTTTCATTCATAGCTTTCGTATATATAGTGGAAAAGATCCTACCTAGAACTTGTGTGGTACTACCCCATAAATTCATgcttaatgtaaaataaaacacacacacatatatatatatatatttatatgacagACTTTTTCATGATAATTAAGGCCGGTTCTCTTCCCGTGAGGTACTTAATTTGGGGTTCCAAGGGCCCAATTTGAGTAGATATCTATCTATGAAAGTCAAATATTAGTTCTTCATCAAGAAGGTAtgaaatgattggaaaattatTTCCTACTTTATGTTATCTAATTTGGACTTGCATACGGCTAATAAAGcctgtgaagtgttggacaAAAGgacaaagaggaaaaagaaaacaaaggagaCAAATTCTgaaatactactttttcattAATTCTTGTCTCATTTACACTAGTATTTATAAGCAAGAGAGTCAGTCTTTTTTACAAGAGTACAACAATTCCAGAGCATTTGGTTGGCCTTGACAGTTGGGTAGGTGACGTGTATAACAAAATTACTAAGATGTGAATTCTTCTGTTTGTGCAGGTCCATGATATGCCTTAATATCCTCCCACGATGCAAGCTGCAATGGTAAAATAGTGAGGCTTGATCATAAGCTTGAGAACCGTGATGCAGATAGGAGCTTTGTAAGAATATCAGCAAGTTGATCTTTGCTAAAAACAAAGGCAACTTGAAGTGCCTTGTTTGCAACTTGGTCCCGCACAAAATGATAGTCAAGCTCAACATGCTTAGTGCGTGAGTGCAAAACAGAATTAACAGCTAAATATGTAGCACTAATATTATCACACCAAAGAGTTGGTGGATTAGCATGCCTTAATAACGGCCAATCAATTCATACCCTATATATTATGAGATTATAAGAAGATGTgaataatatatacttttctaTAATTTAATAGACATTTTGCGTTTTGTAATTCAAATTATCATCGACAAAAACATACAATACTCcgaaattattaaagaaaagttATCATATATGCCATCCATTAAAATATTCGACAATCTTCTTTTATTCAGACAATAATCTTTAGAACCAACTCATGTGAACAGAGATCAGAGAGCTctatcaatattattattcatttgtaCACACTCGGGCCAAACACACTCGCCACTTATTTTGGGTAATCTTTCGGGTCCATTAACCGTACATACTCGGACCGCCTTATTCAATACAGGATTACAAAAGACGCTGGTGCATGCAACTCATGCATGTTTGATTAAGAACTCCATCATCTCCATTACTGGGGATCCTTTGTGGTAGGACGTTATGGATACACACATAGAGTTGATTGGCAGCGAACTTCACGATCCCACCACTGGCAAAGTCTATGAGCGTTacgaaaaatatttattcaatcaTTAGCGGTAGGTTCTTCGTGTGGGCGAGATTGATTGACAATTAGAACGGCAGAAGGAAGGAGATGCATTGCATCTTTTAAATCTCCCCGGCCCATTGCATGTTTGAATAGATCTCTCGTAGTACAGCTCTTTGCCAAGCTGGGCGTCTTCGTTTCTGGAGCTGTTTCACGCCTGTCTTTGAAGTGTGCAATATAAtctgagcaaaaaaaaaaatcatccgggtgcacaaacaggtgaGGAGTCCAGCGtgataacaaataaaaagtCTCAGCCTTCTGCTCCTTCATTTAAGGATTAATTCGAGCTTCTACAGCAATGGCGAGGGCTTTCTTGATTATACCACGTACAGTGCGGACCAGGTGCTTCACGTCTTCATCCATACTAGTACAAAAATTCTCCATGTGGAGAGATGCGTATGGTGGATTAAAAAGATAGGCTTCAAGAGAACAATTCTTCTTTAACATCATGTTCCTTCCAACGATTAATGCTATTGCTGACCCCAGAGAGTGTCCAGCCAACCATACATTTGAACTTCCATTCGAGTCAACAAAGTTTTCAACACACCGCATTGCAAGTTGAGAGCGATGGGACTCTTTAAGTTCGTTAATGAAGAATTTCAGGTTTAACTTGAGGTCCCTTAGCCTTAGGATTAATGTGCCCCGAAACGCAATAACATATCTTGGGACGTTTGAATCGGCTGGGGCTGGGCATTTGCCATTAATGTATTCGTAAATGGCACCGAATATGCACCCATCATCTTTTGTTAGATATTTATGTAATTGGAAATTGAAGGAGACCCACCAGGGTTGAGCATAATTTATGGGATTTTTGCTGATTGTCATTTTCCTTTGGCGGTCAGTTTCTAGGACGTATACTCCTTGAACCAAGCTGGCAGTGACAGATCTCCGGTGATCTGCATTTTTCCTACAAAATTGATATTTggattaattaatattctacaGAATTCACCaacagtagtactagtactgttttaaaatctagATCGATGATCCTAATCTTTTTGAATTCTCCAGCATGCATTATTGTTTCTACAATATGCCGTGCtatcattaatttgtaaaatcactcgattttacaattaaatgatataaatatatatacacacacacaagccTATTATGCACAAACTCTAGCAGTTCATTTCTCTTTGTGCGTTTCAACACAATTAATCATTGAGATAATAAAGATATTAACCATGAATCAGCAGACtctgggaaggaaaaaaaaaaaattgtacaagaattgcatgttaaaaaaaaaatgggatcaTCGATAAGATCATAAACTATTTTGGAGTTCAGGTTTATAATTGGCTAATGTCTTACCAGTCAACAATACCCTCGAGATGTTTAGGTCCTGAACTATCGaaaatttcctccattttcaAAAGCACCTGAAATGGTATATATATGGAGCAATGatgtaaaacaatatttttcagcaAGGTGATCTAAAACAATGATAGCAAGGaaactttcttttcttaaactttcttCACTAACACTAACAAGAAAAGAAGGGAATTCAATTCCATAGAATAGATGTGAAATACGTGCTATGATCTTAATTTGCTGCATGCACCCATTTGAAACTCGTTGTGTATTTATAGATCAGATCTAGAGAGAGATCCACGATGCGGTTTTgcattgatttttgtttgtgaaattatcatttgttccaaaagtttaaattgatcaaaaaatcatgtatatttaataatttgtatTGTATTCTTAATACTGATCCTCGCGTGCGGGCTACACTTTCTCTTAATGAGTGTGTCTATATAACACATACTATTTAACTAAATGGGATAAATTAGTGTAGATCATTCAGAATTTGAGCTTTAGACATCTACTTTGATACAATTTAGAGTCACATGCAGTTTATCCCAAAAAATTTAGTTCTTCAGACAAGTGGCGATTTCACAATTTGCATAACAATTATCCAagatttatcttatatatatatatatatatataatatttatatagtcTTTTTCCTTTGCGCGCGGTCATAAAGTTGAGGACGGAACTAGCCCCAGCTCCCTTCCCTCTCACCTTTTCATGTGTGCTTGTGAGGGGCCGGATTCGTACCTAATCCAGAATAATAAAATTCCTTAATTCTTTGCTTTCCAAAATCAAATTCCCATGGCTGGACTTTGTTTATAGCACGTGCATGGAGATTTATGGAGATGCTGCATGCACATGCATATCGTTATCATACTTTTCATTGTTTCCCTCAATGTTATTGTGGGTGCATGGTCCAAGCGCAGTCATAAGATCAGAGCCGAATTACCTTAGTTTAGGACGTCAAGCTTCCATCATCTTTCCTGAGCGGCAACGAGACAAAGGGGTGGCCGGCAGTTGCATGCATGCGGCATTGCTGAAGATCATGAGGTGGTATTTGCATCTTGTTGATGCGAATGGACGGGCCGAGAGACAGAGAAGAAATTGGTAGATCAGGGAGACTCTTCATACATGCATGGAATTTATTGACAGAGTTAAAAATTCATACAGTTCAATGAAAACGTCAAGCAAACACCAGAATAGTTTGCAAATAGCAATATATATCTGATCTCTCCCCCAGAAACATATCAGAGAAACATGTATTGTATTTCATGATCAATATGTACAGAGAATTAAAGACCTTAATCATTCGTTATCCAcctcatatatacatatatcaagcTCACGGCGGCGCTTGATCCTCTCTGATCTTATAACTTCAACTGATCTCTTTATTAGGTTGAAGTAAGCTTTGGGTGATCTCTGgttcatgttaaaaaaaaagaagtataaaagaaaataccatGATGTATTTGGCAAGCTAGATCGATGtatgttttattgttatttgtATTTGGGCATTATTTGCAGGCCTCTTTGTATCTCTCTTTGATTGAGGAAGGGGATCAGGAGCGTGCAAATGGGGAGAATACAATTTTAGTTCTTTAATAATCTTGTCATCCACTTTTTTCCCCCTCAAAAAATAGGTACTTAATCAGTTATGAATATTAGAATTCTAGCCTCCAtattaagttataaaataaaagaataaaaatacgATTCTTTCTATCTGTTTAACTTAATTGAAAAGTAATGACTTTGTATAATAGAGGTATTGAGTTTGAATCTAACTTTATAATACTCTACCACATTTAAAcaacttaaattttttagacaaatgATTTCAAACTCTCTAACCTCTAACAATAATCTTgtctaggggtgtaaaaattaaCCAGGAAACTGGAAAACCGAACCAGTGGAACTAGCCTGGTCCGGGACCAGTTCTCTTAATTCCAAAACCGGCTTGTACCGGTCCGATTCTTGTTCTATGTTTTTtaggaccggaccagaccagaccaattcacaatatatattatatattttaaattaatttttttaaaaatattatataaaatttatatatataatatataattatatagattataattatatataagataatattattataatttataacataatattttaatcttaaacattaaaatttatttgatcatatgcttttaatataaaatatatatattaataacattttatagcagttttttttatttgtttttatagcagtttttttatagtaatttttttttagataacaatttttttttatataatgcagagttttgtaaatagtaacagttttttaataaaacagatttttttaaagcagttttttttttaaacggaTTTTTTACGACAAATTGGCACTTTATtaaaatcggaccgaaccgaacTAGAAagggtaaaaccggaagtaccggtttatgaggataactaatgtataatcgGTTTtcaaaaatgtaaaaccggtacatatcgattcggttttaaattttatctaaaactagaACGGATCAAAtcagttacacccctaaattCTTGTCATCCACTTGGAGTCTTAGAGTAAGAAGTAGAGTAATTTAAGCatcaaatttgaatataaaccaaacaaattaGCCGCAACACATGAGAGGTTTGGGGTGAGAAAGACTGATGGCCCCCCAAACAATTGTAATCACCCCTGAGCCCCTAAAAGTTTTCTAAACCCTcccaaaaaattgtaattaatataatcTGATCACTAACCTCCAAAAATctttcttaaaaatgaaaatagataCCAAAAAGCTGAAATATTTGTATCTCTAGCTTTTcctaaaatccaaaattttaccacccatatctttataaaaatctagaattaaaaataaaaaaagatttgtatAACGAAGTATATAAAGGCCAAAACTCAAACATATATAGATTTGGGAAATGATACACGCctacaaaatatttacaattcatTCTAAATATTTACATGACTGCCTTTCATCTGGTTGAGGAAGGCCTCATGTGAAAAATTGGTGATGGTATCTAGGTCAGAATTTGGAAGGACAAATGGTTGAATAGAGCCTTTACATGCCAAGTTCAATCTCCTGTGTCCACTCTTCATGAGAATGCAGTGGTTACTGATCTTATTGATGCTCATACGAGATGGTGGAATATAGATCTTCTCTATACAGTTTTTCAAGAAGAAGATATTAAGGAAATACTTAAGTTGCCTGTCAGTTTCCCGCCTACAGTTGATAAACAGATATGGAATGGGACTGTTTCTGGGCATTTCTCAGTGAGAAGTGTTTACCACTTGCATAAACAACTCCAAGTAAGAAAGAATGGTGAATCTTCAACTAATGGAGAACAAGGGTTGTTGTGGAAGAGGATTTGGGCCTAACAACAACAATGATGTTAAACAGTTTATTTGGAGTGCTTGAACAGATTCACTGCCCACTTGAGTTAATTTATGCAAGAGGAAGGTGATTACTGACTCTTGTTGTCCTATTTCCATGCTTGAAGATGAAATACTAGCTCATATTTTATGGTCATGTTTCTCTGCCAAGGATGTATGGCTTCTGTGTTCCAAGTCTATTCAAAAGGCAAACATTCAAGTATCCAGTTTCTTATCTGTTTTTGAGTTCCTGATTGACCGATTATCAAGTCAGAAACTGGTGTTATTTGCCACCCTAACTCGACTAATCTGGTTTAGAAGAAACAGTCTTATTCATGATGGCCATTTTCAATCTCCTAATGTGCTCTTTGATAATGCTGTAAAGGTTGTAGATGAGTATTGTAATGCAAGAGCCAAGTCAGCAAGGTTTGGAATTCAGAATCTGCTACCTACTACTCGATGGGAAACACCTCCATCATCTTGGGTGAAAGTGAATTGGGATGTGGCAGTAAGATATGATTTCAACAAGATTGGTGTTGGTGTAGTGATAAGAGAGGCTGATGGTTCTGTTTTGGCTAATTTGATGCAACCAAGATTCTATTGCACTGATCTTGTGTTGGCTAAAGCAAGAGGTTTACTCTCTGCTGTGTTATTTTGCAATGAGTTGGGTCTCGACTCTTTAATCTTTGAAGGTGACTCTAGTCAAGTTGTCCATGCAGTCAAGAATTTTGCTTTTTCTGCTGGGAAATTGCAGTGCACTATCTTAGACATCATTGAACTTCTGTGTGGTGCTTAGTGGAAAATATAGCATGTCAAAAGAGAACTGAATGGTGTTGCTCATTGTCTTGCTCAAATGGCAGTGAATTTAGAACATGAGCTAATTGATATTGATTGTATTGTTGAATGTATTAAACCTCTTGTAAGGGCTGAGTGCCATATTTCAgatcaataaaattatcttctatgttgattataaaaaaaaatatcaagacctaaaaataaatgttacttAGAATGAACGAATCGGTCATTTGTGAGTGCATACAACAAATTTGGGAACTATGGCATTGCACTACCAAAAG encodes:
- the LOC121255306 gene encoding uncharacterized protein LOC121255306; the protein is MLEDEILAHILWSCFSAKDVWLLCSKSIQKANIQVSSFLSVFEFLIDRLSSQKLVLFATLTRLIWFRRNSLIHDGHFQSPNVLFDNAVKVVDEYCNARAKSARFGIQNLLPTTRWETPPSSWVKVNWDVAVRYDFNKIGVGVVIREADGSVLANLMQPRFYCTDLVLAKARGLLSAVLFCNELGLDSLIFEGDSSQVVHAVKNFAFSAGKLQCTILDIIELLCGA
- the LOC121256264 gene encoding GDSL esterase/lipase At4g10955-like — its product is MEEIFDSSGPKHLEGIVDWKNADHRRSVTASLVQGVYVLETDRQRKMTISKNPINYAQPWWVSFNFQLHKYLTKDDGCIFGAIYEYINGKCPAPADSNVPRYVIAFRGTLILRLRDLKLNLKFFINELKESHRSQLAMRCVENFVDSNGSSNVWLAGHSLGSAIALIVGRNMMLKKNCSLEAYLFNPPYASLHMENFCTSMDEDVKHLVRTVRGIIKKALAIAVEARINP